The following are from one region of the Bradyrhizobium septentrionale genome:
- a CDS encoding TonB-dependent receptor domain-containing protein — translation MRRTVWRIFPAAASIAAFVPAAEAQTVDAPGQLPPVTVTSPDQAKPKRARPIQRPHHVAAGGRKPAAPQPSQSTSTTNGITGGSATVSSSLQPTAASARQISGDEVNARPVSRVGEVLEVVPGLIVTQHSGEGKANQYFLRGFNLDHGTDLAINVAGMPVNMPTHGHGQGYADINFLIPELIQSMDVRKGPYYADKGDFASAGAVDINYLDRLPKNIVELTAGSFFYQRAMAAGSTKVGDGTLLAAFEANKYNGPWAVPDDIRKLNGVLRYSQGTATDGFSLTAMAYSNGWNSTDQVAQRAIDQGLIDRYGSLNPTDGGTSSRFSLSGNWAQSSEYGQTKLNAYVIRSSLQLYNDFTYFLDDPVNGDQFSQTDKRTVYGFDASHAVDVRVAGIDTQTRVGVQTRYDDINVGLFKTVQREILSTVRNDQVQEGSVGLWADTTARWTDWLRTTVGIREDYFAGHVLSDTPQNSGNAQAAMTSPKAGIVLGPWAKTEFYGNAGFGLHSNDIRGATITVDPNDKVTPLDRVPLLVRSKGAELGIRTRAIDGLTSSLAVFVLDFDSELLFVGDAGTTEPSRPSRRVGVEWTNQYKLSPWMSLDFDLAYTRARFTDVDPVGNYIPGAPAWVASGGVTFGRETGWFGSLRARYFGPRPLIEDDSVRSLSSFIVNARAGYKFDNGMRLQLDVLNLFNAQTNQIEYYYLSRLPGEPIEGVADRHVHPAEPLAVRLTLAATF, via the coding sequence TTGCGTCGGACCGTATGGCGGATATTTCCCGCCGCCGCATCCATTGCTGCGTTTGTGCCCGCTGCCGAAGCGCAAACCGTCGACGCGCCCGGCCAGCTGCCGCCAGTGACGGTGACGTCGCCCGATCAGGCGAAGCCCAAGCGTGCCAGGCCGATTCAGCGTCCGCACCATGTAGCCGCCGGCGGCCGCAAGCCCGCCGCGCCGCAACCGAGCCAGTCCACGTCTACGACCAACGGAATCACCGGCGGCTCCGCAACGGTGTCTTCCAGCCTGCAACCGACCGCGGCAAGCGCGCGGCAGATCAGCGGCGACGAGGTGAATGCACGGCCGGTCTCGCGCGTCGGCGAGGTTTTGGAGGTGGTGCCGGGCCTGATCGTCACCCAGCATTCCGGCGAAGGCAAAGCCAATCAGTATTTCCTGCGCGGCTTCAATCTCGACCACGGCACCGATCTCGCCATCAACGTCGCCGGCATGCCGGTCAACATGCCGACCCATGGTCACGGCCAAGGCTATGCCGACATCAACTTCCTGATTCCGGAGCTCATCCAGTCGATGGACGTCCGCAAGGGTCCCTACTACGCCGACAAGGGCGATTTCGCCTCTGCCGGCGCCGTCGACATCAACTATCTCGACCGGTTGCCAAAGAATATCGTGGAGCTGACCGCCGGCAGCTTCTTCTATCAGCGCGCGATGGCCGCGGGCTCGACCAAGGTCGGTGACGGCACGCTGCTCGCGGCCTTCGAGGCCAACAAATATAACGGCCCGTGGGCCGTGCCCGACGACATCCGCAAGCTGAACGGCGTGCTGCGCTACAGCCAGGGTACCGCGACTGACGGCTTCTCGCTGACCGCGATGGCCTATTCCAACGGCTGGAATTCGACCGACCAGGTGGCGCAGCGCGCTATCGACCAAGGCCTGATCGACCGCTACGGCTCGCTCAACCCGACCGACGGCGGTACCTCGAGCCGCTTCAGCCTGTCGGGCAATTGGGCGCAGTCGAGCGAGTACGGGCAGACCAAGCTCAACGCCTATGTGATCCGCTCCTCGCTGCAGCTCTACAACGATTTCACCTATTTTCTCGACGATCCCGTTAATGGCGACCAGTTCAGCCAGACTGATAAGCGCACCGTCTATGGCTTCGATGCCAGCCACGCGGTCGATGTCCGCGTCGCCGGCATTGACACCCAGACGCGGGTGGGCGTGCAGACCCGCTACGACGACATCAATGTCGGCCTGTTCAAGACGGTGCAGCGCGAGATCCTCTCCACGGTGCGCAACGACCAGGTCCAGGAGGGCAGTGTCGGCCTGTGGGCCGATACGACCGCGCGCTGGACTGATTGGCTGCGCACCACCGTCGGCATCCGCGAAGATTATTTCGCCGGCCATGTGCTGAGCGACACGCCGCAGAATTCCGGCAACGCGCAGGCGGCGATGACGAGCCCGAAGGCCGGCATCGTGCTCGGTCCCTGGGCCAAGACCGAGTTCTACGGCAATGCCGGCTTCGGCCTGCATTCCAATGATATCCGCGGCGCGACCATCACGGTCGATCCCAACGACAAGGTGACGCCGCTCGATCGCGTGCCGCTTTTGGTGCGCTCGAAGGGCGCCGAGCTCGGCATCCGCACCAGGGCGATCGACGGTCTGACCTCGTCGCTTGCGGTGTTCGTGCTCGACTTCGATTCCGAGCTGCTGTTCGTCGGCGATGCCGGCACCACCGAGCCGAGCCGGCCGAGCCGGCGGGTCGGCGTCGAGTGGACCAACCAATACAAGCTCTCGCCGTGGATGAGCCTCGATTTCGATCTCGCCTATACCCGCGCGCGCTTCACGGATGTCGATCCGGTCGGCAATTACATTCCGGGTGCGCCGGCCTGGGTCGCCAGCGGCGGCGTCACCTTCGGCCGCGAGACCGGCTGGTTCGGCAGCCTGCGCGCCCGCTATTTCGGCCCGCGCCCGCTGATCGAGGACGACAGCGTCCGCTCGCTGTCGTCGTTCATCGTCAACGCTCGCGCCGGCTACAAATTCGACAACGGGATGCGGCTGCAGCTCGACGTCCTCAATCTCTTCAACGCACAGACCAACCAGATCGAATATTACTATCTGTCGCGGCTGCCGGGCGAACCGATCGAAGGCGTCGCCGACCGCCATGTGCATCCCGCCGAACCGCTTGCCGTGAGGCTGACGCTGGCGGCGACGTTCTGA
- a CDS encoding YiiX/YebB-like N1pC/P60 family cysteine hydrolase translates to MGLMLDTVGKWIAGYLQKEVPGYEPFTPSDPDHLRGIMQPGDVLLVEGNNRISGIIKYLTQSTWSHAALFVGPIDSAFEPDGEQHVLIEANIGEGVTSAPLSKYLSYHTRLCRPVGLSFEDRTTVCRYAINRIGFGYDTKNIVDLARFLFPLPIPQRWRRRMIAFGSGDPTKIICSALIAQAFDAVRYPILPKITRAASRKARREILHIRDSSLYMPRDFDISPYFEVVKPTIVHGFDYTALHWADKQKPLQEVAGEFSVFPESKSPPLVPEAIDEEATLPAAAAEVITAEPTPG, encoded by the coding sequence ATGGGCTTAATGCTCGATACCGTCGGTAAATGGATCGCGGGGTACCTGCAGAAGGAAGTCCCCGGTTACGAGCCGTTCACGCCGAGCGACCCGGACCATCTGCGGGGCATCATGCAGCCCGGCGATGTGCTGCTGGTCGAAGGCAACAACCGGATTTCCGGCATCATCAAATACCTCACGCAATCGACCTGGTCGCACGCCGCACTCTTTGTCGGACCGATCGACAGCGCGTTCGAGCCTGACGGCGAGCAGCATGTGCTGATCGAGGCCAATATCGGCGAGGGCGTGACCTCGGCGCCGCTGTCGAAATATCTGTCCTATCACACCCGCCTCTGCCGTCCGGTCGGCCTGTCGTTCGAGGACCGCACCACGGTGTGCCGCTACGCCATCAACCGCATCGGCTTCGGCTACGACACCAAGAACATCGTCGACCTCGCGCGCTTCCTGTTTCCGCTGCCGATCCCGCAGCGCTGGCGCCGCCGCATGATCGCGTTCGGCTCCGGCGATCCGACCAAGATCATCTGCTCGGCGCTGATCGCGCAGGCATTCGACGCCGTGCGCTATCCGATCCTGCCCAAGATCACGCGCGCCGCCAGCCGCAAGGCGCGCCGCGAGATCCTGCATATCCGCGATTCCTCGCTCTACATGCCGCGCGACTTCGACATCTCGCCCTATTTCGAAGTCGTCAAACCCACCATCGTGCACGGATTCGACTACACGGCCCTGCACTGGGCCGACAAGCAGAAGCCGCTCCAGGAGGTAGCGGGCGAATTCAGTGTGTTTCCAGAATCTAAGTCGCCGCCGCTTGTTCCTGAAGCGATTGACGAAGAGGCGACGCTTCCGGCTGCGGCTGCGGAAGTGATCACCGCGGAGCCCACACCGGGGTGA
- a CDS encoding flavin monoamine oxidase family protein, whose product MTVTRRDFLSASAALALAPALGGRVLAAPPPREADIVVIGAGAAGIAAARRIVAANRKVIVVEASGQVGGRCQTDASTFGVPFDRGARWMHNPETNPMIRLARSAGLDIVTAPAGQKIRIGRRYARPGETEEFLAALVRANRAVDDASRKADIACAAAMPKDLGDWAGTAEFLLGGNFSGKDLKDLSAVDKVRAQDRNTAIACRQGLGTLIAKLAEQLPMVLSTPAQRILWSNRDVMVETPTGKITARAAIVTVSSNVLASGNIKFAPELPKRALDAAAKLSLGSYDRIALQLPGNPLGLSRDDVIIEQSNSTRTALLYGNIAGSSLCTIDVAGSFGRDLSAQGEKAMSAFAVEWLTKLYGSEVGAAVKQTSATRWNASPFILGAMSAAVPGAQFSRKILSEPIGAMYLAGEATHETLWGTVDGAWDSGERAADAALRRIGALKDAAPEPAAPAAKQKRRAPHRSTGPMN is encoded by the coding sequence ATGACAGTGACCCGTCGCGATTTCCTGTCGGCGTCCGCAGCTCTCGCGCTGGCGCCCGCGCTGGGCGGCCGGGTGCTTGCCGCGCCGCCGCCGCGCGAGGCCGACATCGTCGTGATCGGCGCTGGCGCCGCGGGCATTGCCGCGGCGCGGAGGATCGTCGCCGCCAACCGCAAGGTGATCGTGGTGGAGGCGTCGGGCCAGGTCGGCGGCCGCTGCCAGACCGATGCATCGACATTCGGCGTGCCGTTCGACCGCGGCGCGCGCTGGATGCACAATCCCGAGACCAATCCGATGATCCGGCTGGCCCGCTCCGCGGGCCTCGACATCGTCACGGCGCCCGCAGGCCAGAAGATTCGCATCGGCCGGCGCTACGCCCGCCCGGGCGAGACCGAGGAATTCCTGGCGGCGCTGGTGCGCGCCAACCGCGCCGTCGACGACGCGTCGCGCAAGGCCGATATCGCCTGCGCCGCGGCGATGCCGAAGGATCTCGGCGATTGGGCCGGCACCGCGGAATTCCTGCTCGGCGGCAATTTCAGCGGCAAGGATCTGAAGGACCTCTCCGCCGTCGACAAGGTGCGCGCGCAGGATCGCAACACCGCGATCGCCTGCCGACAGGGGCTCGGTACGCTGATCGCCAAGCTCGCTGAGCAGCTGCCGATGGTGCTCTCGACGCCGGCGCAGCGCATCCTGTGGAGCAATCGCGACGTGATGGTCGAGACGCCCACAGGCAAGATCACGGCGCGCGCCGCCATCGTCACCGTCTCGAGCAATGTGCTTGCGAGCGGCAATATCAAGTTTGCGCCGGAACTTCCGAAGCGTGCGCTCGATGCCGCAGCCAAGCTCAGCCTCGGCAGCTACGACCGCATCGCGCTGCAGCTCCCCGGAAATCCGCTCGGGCTGTCGCGCGATGACGTGATTATCGAGCAAAGCAATTCGACCAGGACGGCGCTTCTTTACGGCAATATCGCGGGCTCCTCGCTGTGCACGATCGACGTCGCGGGGTCCTTCGGCCGCGATCTGTCGGCGCAGGGCGAGAAGGCAATGTCCGCGTTCGCGGTGGAATGGCTGACCAAGCTCTACGGCAGCGAGGTCGGCGCTGCGGTGAAGCAGACCAGCGCGACGCGCTGGAATGCATCGCCCTTTATCCTCGGCGCGATGTCGGCAGCAGTGCCCGGCGCACAGTTCTCCCGCAAGATCTTGAGCGAGCCGATCGGCGCGATGTATCTCGCCGGCGAGGCCACCCATGAGACGCTGTGGGGCACCGTCGATGGCGCCTGGGACTCGGGCGAGCGCGCCGCCGACGCCGCGCTGCGCCGGATCGGCGCGCTGAAGGATGCGGCGCCGGAGCCCGCAGCGCCCGCCGCAAAACAAAAGCGCCGCGCGCCGCATCGGTCCACCGGGCCGATGAATTGA